One region of Pararhizobium qamdonense genomic DNA includes:
- a CDS encoding MFS transporter, whose protein sequence is MTNAPTFTPSTKDAAQPGRLPLSGLLALAMAGFITILTEALPAGLLPQIGAGLGVSDALAGQMVTIYAMGSLIAAIPLTAATQGLRRRPLLLAAIAGFAIANTVTTLSPTYALTMAARFCAGISAGLLWALLAGYAARMVPEALKGRAIAVAMVGTPLALSLGIPAGTFLGSLIGWRACFGLISGLTLVLIVWVLAKVPDFEGQPTNRRYRLGTVFTLPGVRPVLFVTLTFVLAHNILYTYIAPFLQEAGMAARADLALLVFGITALVSIWIVGILIDRRLRTLSHGSIALFALSALALGLWGRDAAVVYGAIAVWGLAFGGTATLFQTALSNAAGDAADVAQSMLVTAWNLAIAGGGVAGGLILQQNGVAGFAPALLVLLIPAFITAFCARHHAFPPAPHP, encoded by the coding sequence ATGACAAACGCACCCACATTTACCCCCTCCACCAAAGACGCTGCGCAGCCCGGCCGCTTGCCACTCTCCGGGCTGCTTGCCCTTGCCATGGCCGGCTTCATCACCATTCTCACCGAGGCCTTGCCTGCAGGCCTGCTGCCGCAAATCGGCGCCGGCCTTGGCGTATCGGATGCGCTGGCCGGCCAGATGGTCACAATCTACGCGATGGGTTCGCTGATCGCCGCAATCCCGCTGACGGCGGCAACGCAAGGCCTGCGGCGGCGTCCGCTGCTTCTGGCCGCCATCGCCGGTTTTGCCATCGCCAATACGGTGACAACGCTTTCCCCCACTTACGCGCTAACCATGGCCGCGCGCTTCTGTGCCGGTATTTCCGCTGGGCTGCTCTGGGCGCTGCTTGCCGGTTATGCGGCACGCATGGTGCCGGAGGCGTTGAAAGGACGGGCCATCGCCGTGGCGATGGTGGGCACGCCGCTCGCGCTGTCGCTCGGAATCCCGGCTGGCACGTTCCTCGGATCTTTGATTGGCTGGCGTGCCTGTTTCGGCCTCATCAGCGGCTTAACGCTGGTGTTGATTGTCTGGGTTCTGGCGAAAGTGCCCGATTTTGAAGGACAGCCGACGAACCGCCGCTACCGGCTTGGTACGGTGTTTACTTTGCCCGGGGTTCGTCCGGTCCTGTTCGTCACGCTGACCTTCGTCCTCGCACATAACATCCTCTACACGTATATCGCGCCGTTTCTGCAAGAGGCGGGCATGGCCGCGCGGGCTGATCTGGCCCTTCTGGTCTTCGGCATCACCGCGTTGGTGAGCATCTGGATCGTCGGTATCCTGATTGACCGGCGGCTGCGCACACTCTCGCACGGAAGCATTGCCCTGTTCGCGCTCTCCGCGCTGGCGCTTGGGCTATGGGGCCGGGACGCGGCGGTGGTCTATGGTGCAATTGCAGTTTGGGGCCTCGCCTTCGGCGGCACGGCTACGCTGTTTCAGACTGCCCTTTCAAATGCGGCAGGCGATGCTGCCGATGTCGCCCAATCCATGCTGGTCACCGCCTGGAACTTGGCTATTGCTGGCGGCGGCGTTGCCGGTGGTTTGATCCTGCAGCAGAACGGCGTGGCAGGCTTCGCCCCCGCTCTCCTTGTTCTTCTCATCCCGGCCTTCATCACCGCTTTTTGCGCCCGCCATCACGCCTTTCCGCCGGCTCCACATCCCTGA
- a CDS encoding serine hydrolase domain-containing protein has translation MKSSHSAIVSRLDAVIDGAIAAERIVGAVVLVARDGETIYSRAAGLADREAGIAMRADAIFRLASVSKLFTATAALSLVSRGELDLDRPITEWLPAFAPTFQGEPAIVTLRQLLSHSAGLSYGFFEPEGGPLAQAGVSDGMDRSDLTLFDNIQRIARVPLIFAPGSAFRYSLGIDVAGAVIEAATGLALPAAICKLVTGPLGLADTGFALSDRSRLTAAYADDTPQPRRMREPDCLPFLPGMAGVIMDPSRVFDTEAFPSGGAGMAGTASEVLRLLNVLRQGGGDIMAAGLAAEMARDQIAGIEIEGSPGWGYGLGFSVLRDNKHAGVAEPAGTWRWGGAYGHGWFTDPHNELTVVALTNTAFEGMSGAGRFSADLSRAIYADMAKPS, from the coding sequence ATGAAATCCTCCCATTCTGCGATCGTCTCGCGCTTAGACGCGGTGATCGATGGTGCAATTGCGGCCGAACGCATCGTCGGTGCTGTCGTCCTCGTCGCGCGCGATGGCGAAACAATATACAGCCGTGCAGCCGGGCTTGCAGACCGGGAGGCTGGCATTGCAATGCGCGCGGATGCAATCTTCCGGTTGGCCTCCGTCTCCAAGCTCTTCACCGCGACCGCTGCCCTTTCTCTGGTCAGCCGGGGCGAACTCGATCTCGACCGCCCGATCACCGAATGGTTGCCAGCGTTTGCTCCAACTTTTCAGGGAGAGCCCGCTATCGTCACTCTGCGTCAGTTGCTCAGTCACAGCGCGGGGCTAAGTTATGGCTTCTTTGAGCCGGAAGGTGGGCCACTCGCGCAGGCCGGTGTATCCGATGGCATGGACCGCTCCGACCTGACCCTTTTCGACAACATCCAACGGATTGCCCGCGTCCCCCTCATCTTTGCACCGGGATCGGCTTTCCGCTATTCATTGGGGATAGATGTTGCCGGCGCGGTTATCGAGGCGGCCACGGGGCTTGCCCTACCGGCGGCTATTTGCAAACTGGTCACGGGGCCGCTCGGCCTTGCCGATACCGGCTTTGCGCTTTCGGATCGGTCCAGGCTCACCGCAGCTTATGCGGATGATACGCCGCAGCCGCGCCGGATGCGTGAACCGGATTGCCTACCATTTCTGCCGGGCATGGCCGGCGTCATCATGGACCCATCGCGCGTATTCGATACGGAGGCTTTTCCCTCCGGTGGCGCCGGCATGGCCGGCACAGCGTCCGAGGTTTTGCGGCTGCTCAACGTTCTGCGTCAGGGCGGCGGCGATATAATGGCGGCCGGCCTTGCCGCCGAGATGGCCCGCGACCAGATTGCCGGCATCGAGATAGAGGGCTCTCCCGGCTGGGGCTACGGTCTCGGCTTCTCTGTGCTGCGCGACAATAAGCACGCCGGTGTGGCGGAACCTGCCGGCACCTGGCGCTGGGGTGGCGCCTATGGGCATGGCTGGTTCACAGACCCGCACAATGAACTGACCGTTGTGGCTCTGACCAACACCGCATTCGAAGGCATGTCCGGCGCCGGCCGTTTCTCAGCCGATCTCAGTCGCGCCATCTATGCAGACATGGCAAAGCCATCGTAG